The segment CTGGGACAGTAGCGATGCACTGTATCATCAATCTGGGATTACAGGCTGGGACACAGGCTTTCCAGATGGAAAAGCTAAAATAGATTTGGACACCTTTCGCCAAGTACCATGGGACGAAGATGTCCCCTTTTTTTTGGCTGATTATGCTGCTGGCTCTCCCTCTAAACCTGTCTGCCCTCGCAGTTTGCTCAAGCAAATCATCGCCAAAGCTGAGAGCAAAGGCCTGTTTGCACAATTCGCAATAGAATACGAATGGTTCAATTTTCAATCCAACAGTGCCGAAAAAGAAATTACACCCAAGCCTATCTCAGAGGGGATGTTCGGTTATTCACTGACGCGCTTGGCGCATGCCACGCACTACGTCAACGACATCTTCGACCTCTGTGGATCATTTGATGTCCAAATCGAGGGGATGCACACCGAGACAGGACCTGGAGTACTAGAGACAGCCATCCAAAAAGACACCATTCTTCGCGCAGCAGACAAAGGTGCGCTGTTCAAAATGGCGGTCAAGGAAATCGCTAATCAATACGATATTATCCCAAGTTTCATGGCCAAATGGAACGAAAAATTACCAGGATGCTCTGGACATTTGCATCAGTCAATTTTGGATCAGAATGGAAACAACCTATTTTTTGATCCAAAAGATGAGCAACACATGAGTCCGATGATGAAAAGCTATCTGGCAGGGCAACTGCATTGCTTACCCTATCTGATGCCTTTCTTCGCTCCCACCGTCAACAGCTACAAACGACTTGTGGAAGGAGCTTGGGCACCGACTACTGTGACTTGGGGCTTAGACAACAGGACTGTGGCGCTTCGCGTACTCAACGACACTGCCTCCAGCACCAGAATCGAGCATCGTGTGGCAGGTGCTGATGTGAATCCTTACCTCTGTATGGCAGCAGGCTTGGCGTCTGGACTCTATGGGATAGAAAACAACCTGAAACTAGAAACTCCAGCCATCTCAGGCAACGCCTACGCCAACAAGAGAGTCAAAAGACTCCCTAGCAATCTCAACGAGGCTACTCAGGCAATGAAAAAATCCAAATTGGCCAAAGACCTACTTGGCGAAGAGTTCATTCAGCATTTTGCCATGACGCGCGAGCATGAATGGAACGAATACCTCAAAACTGTCTCCGATTGGGAGCTAAAAAGATACTTTGAAATCATCTAATGACAAGAACACTTAATTTTAACGAAATCGTCCTTGAAGCCTGGAGCCACTACGACGATTCTAGGAAAGTAGTCTCTATCAACGACATCAGTGCACGTGTATCGACAAATCACGTGTTCAAACTCAAACTAGAGACAGGGACGGTTGTCATCGGCAAACTGTCCTACTTTGGCACCTATGCTAATTTTATGGAAGACCACGCCTTGATCAATTCCTT is part of the Reichenbachiella agarivorans genome and harbors:
- a CDS encoding glutamine synthetase family protein, translated to MTREEAIAAVKNHSSNKVKFAIIDIDGILRGKYIHKDKFMDQINGDFGFCDVVYGWDSSDALYHQSGITGWDTGFPDGKAKIDLDTFRQVPWDEDVPFFLADYAAGSPSKPVCPRSLLKQIIAKAESKGLFAQFAIEYEWFNFQSNSAEKEITPKPISEGMFGYSLTRLAHATHYVNDIFDLCGSFDVQIEGMHTETGPGVLETAIQKDTILRAADKGALFKMAVKEIANQYDIIPSFMAKWNEKLPGCSGHLHQSILDQNGNNLFFDPKDEQHMSPMMKSYLAGQLHCLPYLMPFFAPTVNSYKRLVEGAWAPTTVTWGLDNRTVALRVLNDTASSTRIEHRVAGADVNPYLCMAAGLASGLYGIENNLKLETPAISGNAYANKRVKRLPSNLNEATQAMKKSKLAKDLLGEEFIQHFAMTREHEWNEYLKTVSDWELKRYFEII